A region of the Candidatus Caldatribacterium sp. genome:
TGAGGATGAGTTCCCTCTTTCCTTTCGGGGCGAAAAGAGCGTCGCACACATCCGCCACCCCATCGATGTGGAGTCCCCGGGTGAGCAAAATCCAGGCAAAGAGAGTCACAAACGCCGCAAGGAGAGAATCCCCAGTCCACTTAAGGAGGGAAGAACGGGTAAAGGAGAGAAGAGCTCCGATCCCAAGACCCACAAGAGGGAAAAAGACCGCCGATTGGGCAAGGTCTCCGGGCTCGTAGTTTCCAGAACCCACGGGAAAGGGGGTAAGGAAGCTCACCGCAAATCGCAGAAGCCGCACGAGACGCTTCATTTGAGCTGCCATGGAATTCCCGCAACCACAAGGTACACCCGGTTGGCCCGTTCGGCAAGCCACTGGTTCACCCGTCCGAGGAGGTCCCGAAAGCTCCGACCGAGAGGGAAAGGGGGCACAACGCCCATTCCCACCTCGTTGCTCACGAGGATGAGAAGAAAGGGCTCTCCTTCCTGCCGAGCAAAGAGCTCCATGAACTCGCCCACGATTCTCTCGTAGGATCGGTCTTCGTCATTCTCCTCAAGGAGGATATTGCTCACGAGAAACGAAACGCAGTCCAAGAGCACCACTTTTCCCGAAAGTTCCAGAGCGAAAAGGGGGCTCAATCCATACGGGACCTCGACAGTTGTAAAGCCCGGAGGGCGTTCCCTTTGGTGACGGCGGATACGTTCCTCCATCTCTGCATCGGTGGGAACACCTGTGGCGCAGAAAATGACGGGAGCTCCCGTACCTTGGGCCATCTCCAGGGCGAGGCGACTTTTTCCGCTTCGCGCTCCTCCCAGGATGAGCACCCGCTCAGCCTCCATACTCCTGCACCGCCTTGAGGAAATGCTCGTTCTCCTTTCGCGTTCGCACCGCCACCCGGAAGAAGCGTTCATCAAGACCCACAAAATCAGAGAGGCTACGGACGAAAACTCCTCGCTCTTCAAGAAAAGGGACAATCCCCACATGTTCCTCCTGAACCCACAGGGTGTAGAAGTTCACCCGGGAAGGGTAAAAGGAGAGAAAAGGAATCTCCCGAAAAGCGCTCTCAAGAAAGGTCTTCTCTTCTTTGAGCCAGCGCCGCGTTGCCTCCCGAAAGGACGTAAGATCCTCCTCCGCGAGGATTTCAAGAGCCCGGACAAGGAGGGCGTTGACGCTCCAGGGCTCGAGGTGCTCCCCAAGACGAGCAACGTTCTCCGGATGAGCGACAAGGAACCCTCCCCGAAGACCGGCAAGGGCAAAGTACTTTGTAAGAGACCGGACGACATAGAGATTCCGGTCTTCAAAAACCTTCCCGGTGAGTGAGGTTTCCTCGTCCATGAACTCCTGGAAGGCTTCGTCGACCACAAAGGTGGTGGAAAGTCCCTGTTCCCGGGCCCAAAAGTAGAGGTCGAGGGCCTCGATATCCCCCAGGGGATTTCCCGGATTCCCAAAAACGATAATGTCCGCCTCTTTGAGATCCCCAAGTCTTCTTTCCGGGAAAACCGACCAAAAGGTAATCCTTTTTCCCGAAAGCGCAAAGGCAGCACGGTACTCTCCAAAACAGGGTTCCACGATGACCACTCTTTCTCCCGGAAGAAACCGGGCAAGGAGGTATATTCCTTGAGTCGCACCATTGCAAGGGAGAATGGTAGCCTCGGGAAGGCCATAGATTCTTCCGATGAAGTGGCTGGCGAAAAAGGGGTCAAGGGGAGGATAGAGGGCCGCGTACGGGTACAGTTCTCCCCAGTGCCTCCGTAGAACCTCAGGAGGACCAAGGGGGTTAATGCTTGCGCTCAGGTCTAATCCCTCTTTCCCCTCCCGCCACCGCTCTATGGTCCGGCCACCGTGGGGAGTCCTCTTCATGGGAGAACAACTGCGAAAGAGGAGACTCGATCGTTCCCTTCAAGGCGAATGAGGCGAACCCCCTGCGTTACCCGGCCCTGGATGGGGATTTCCCCGGTGTGGACCCGGATGAGGGTACCATTCTGGGTTAAAAGGAGGATTTCTTCTTCCCCCCGAACGGGAGCAATCCCCACAATCTCCCCCGTGCGCTCGGATTCTCTGAGGATACGAATGCCCATCCCCCCTCGGTGATGGACCGGGAATTCAGAAACATCCACTCGCTTTCCCATCCCCGAAGAGGTAATCACAAGGAGCGTCTCGCCTTCGCGCAAGATGCATGCTCCCACAACCCGGTCGTTCTCCCGGAGACTCATTCCCCGAACTCCTGAGGCAGTTCTCCCCATGGGTCGGACCTCGTCCTCCCTGAAACTCAAGCCAAAGCCCAGGGCTGTCGCGAGAAAGACCTGGTCGTTCCCTCCCGTCACGAAAACTGCTTCAAGGGTATCGCCATTTTCAAGTTCTATGACCTTCATGCCCCGCCGGGTGATGGAGAGAAACTCCAAAAGGTCCATCTTCTTCACTTTCCCCGAGGCCGTTGCAAAGAAGAGGTACTTTCCTTCCTTGAAATCCCGCAAGGGGATGAGGGTGACGACTCTTTCTCCTTCCTCAAGGGAGAGGAAGTTCACAAGGTGCATACCCTTTGCCCGCTGCCCCATCTCCGGCAGGCGGTGCACCGGAAGCTGAAAGACTTTTCCCCGGGTGGTGAAAAAGAGCATCCGGTGAAGGGTGGTGGTAACCACAATGGAGCACACCGAATCCTCTTCTCCGGTGACCAGGGCGCTCACGCCCTTTCCGCCTCGACCCTGGCGCCGGTACGTACCAAGGGGCATCCGCTTCACGTACCCATCACGAGTCAGAACCACTACGACATCTTCTTCCCGGACAAGGGGCTCCTCTTCACCCTCCCCTTCTTCCTCATCAAGGATTCGGGTCCTTCGCTCATCCCCGTAGAGCTCCTGAATCCTTCGGAGTTCCTCCCGAATGCACTCTCGAAGGACTTCTTCTTTCTCGAGGATGTCCCGAAGGCGGGCAATCCCTGCCACTACCTTCTCGTACTCCTCCTTGAGCTTTTCCCGCTCCAAGGCAACAAGGCGCTGGAGACGGAGCTCGAGAATGGCCTGAGCCTGTTTTTCCGTAAAGCCGAGCTCTGCCATGAGGCGCTCTTTCGCCTCGGGTACGCTCTGGGAGGAGCGGATGAGGGCAATGACCCTGTCAATCATGTCGAGCGCCCTGAGGAAACCCTCAAGCACGTGAGCCCGTTCCTCCGCTTCTTTGAGCTCGAAGCGGCTCCGGCGGAGGACCACTTCCTTACGGAACTCGAGGAAGTGTCCCAGAGCCTCCCGCATGTTGCAGATTTCCGGCTTTCCCCCCACAAGGGCAAGGAGAATAACTCCAAAACTCGTCTCCAAAGCGGTATGCTTGTAAAGGTAACGGAGGATGTACTGGGGACTGGCGCCTCGCTTGAGTTCGAGGACCACCCGGATGCCTTCTCGGTCGGACTCATCCCGGATTTCGGCCACATCAGGGAGCTTCTTCTCCTCTATGAGCCGGGCAATGTGCTCGACCAAAGCAGCCTTGTTCACCTGGTAGGGGATCTCCCGAATAACGATGGCCTGCCTTCCCCGGGAGATTTCCTCAACCGTTGCCTCACCTCGGAGGACAATCTTTCCTTTTCCCTCCCGGAAGTACTCAAGAATGCCTTGCCGTCCGACAATCTTTCCCCCTGTGGGGAAATCAGGGCCAGGAATGAAACGCAAAAGGTCCTCAGGGGTTGCTTCCGGATGATCAAGGAGGTAGAGGAGCCCGTCGATGAGCTCTCTCAAGTTGTGGGGCGGGATGTTGGTGGCCATTCCGACGGCAATGCCTGAAGCTCCGTTGGCAAGGAGTTGCGGGAAACTTGCAGGAAGAACCACAGGTTCTTTCAGGGATTCATCGAAATTGGGGATAAAGTCCACGGTATCCTTCTCAAGGTCCCAGAGCATCTCCTCGGCAATCGGGGTGAGGCGGACTTCTGTGTAGCGCATCGCCGCCGGGGGATCCCCGTCGACCGAGCCGAAGTTCCCGTGGCCGTCCACAAGGGGGTACCGACAGGTGAAGTCCTGGGCAAGGCGCACCAGAGCCTCGTACACCGCCATGTCCCCGTGGGGGTGGTACTTTCCAAGGACATCCCCCACCACGCGGGCGCTTTTCCGGTACGGGGCATCAGACCGCAGGTTCATCTCCTGCATCGCGTAGAGAATCCTTCGCTGAACTGGCTTCAATCCGTCGCGGATATCGGGAAGCGCCCTGCCAACAATGACACTCATCGCATAGCTCAGGTACGCTTCCTTCATTTCATCTTTAACATCTACGAGAAGGACCTTCCCTTTTTCCTCCACAGGCACCACCTTCAGATATCGAGGTTCACCACTTCAAGGGCGTGTTCCTGGATGAATTCCCGCCTGGGTTCCACCGCATCTCCCATGAGGATGCTGAAGATTGCCTCGGCCTCAAGGGCATCCTCTATGGTGACTCTCTTTATGGTACGAGTTTTTGGGTTCATGGTGGTGTACCAGAGCTGTTCCGGATTCATCTCTCCAAGGCCTTTGTACCGCTGGATGGTGTACTTCTTGTTCCTGAGACCCTTGAGAATGCCTTCGAGTTCCCGATCGTCAAAGGCGTAGTAGTCGCTCTTGTCCACTCGAACGCGGTAGAGGGGTGGAAGGGCAATGTAGATGTGCCCGCCTTCAAGGAGCGGACGCATGTACCGGTAGAAGAACGTGAGAAGGAGCGTCCGGATATGGGCCCCATCGACATCCGCATCGGTCATAATGATGACCTTGTGGTAGCGGAGCTTCTCAAGAGAGAGATCCTCCCCAATGCCACACCCCAAAGCTGCGACGATATTCCGAATCTCGTCGCTTGAGAGGATCCGGTGGAGACTCGCCTTCTCCACGTTGAGAATCTTCCCCCGCAGGGGCAAAACCGCCTGGAACCGTCGATCCCTTCCTTGTTTTGCCGAACCCCCTGCAGAATCCCCCTCGACGATGAAAATCTCCGCCGCCTCAGGGTTCCGTTCCGTGCAATCGGCGAGTTTCCCCGGAAGAGACACAGAATCAAGGCTATCCTTTTTTCGGGCAAGCTCCCGGGCTTTCTTAGCTGCGATACGGGCCCGAACGCTCTCCAAAACCTTCTCGACAATCGCCCGAGCAATTGCCGGATTCTCTTCAAAGAAAGCCCCAAGGAACGTCCCAGTGAGGTCCTCGACGAAGCTTCGGACCTCCGGGTTCCCAAGGCGTGTCTTCGTCTGCCCCTCAAACTGGGGAGAAGGAACAAGGACATGAATGACCGCACACAATCCTTCCCGGACATCGTTCCCCGTGGGCGGCTCATCCTTCTCCTTCAAAAGGCCGTGCCGCTCCATGTACTCGGTGATGACCCGGGTGAGGGCAGTTCTGAAGCCGGTGACATGAGTCCCTCCTTCTCCGGTGCGGATGTTGTTGGCAAAAGAGAGCACCGTCTCGAGGTACCCATCGTTGTACTGGAGGGCAACTTCCGCCCGGATGCCATCCCGCTCGCCGGAAAAGTGAATCGGCTCTGGATGGAGCACCCCTTTCCCCTGGTTGAGGTGAACCACAAGCTCCCGAATGCCAGAAGTCGAAGCGTAGACTCTCTTCTTCCCCGAACGTTCATCGTAAAGGCTCAGGGTAAGTCCAGGATTGAGAAAGGCGAGCTCCTTGAGGCGCTCAGCAATGATGTCGAAGTGGAACTCCGTTTGAGGGAAAATGAGAGGATCGGGTTTGAAACGGACATACGTCCCTGTTTCTTCTGTTTCTTCCCCAGCGGAGAGGGGAGTCACCGGCTTCCCCCGTTCGTAGCGCTGGCGCCACACCCGTCCCTGCGTTTTCACCTCCACCTCAAGCCACTCAGAGAGAGCATTGACCACTGAGATGCCAACGCCATGGAGTCCCCCAGAAA
Encoded here:
- the cobU gene encoding bifunctional adenosylcobinamide kinase/adenosylcobinamide-phosphate guanylyltransferase; amino-acid sequence: MEAERVLILGGARSGKSRLALEMAQGTGAPVIFCATGVPTDAEMEERIRRHQRERPPGFTTVEVPYGLSPLFALELSGKVVLLDCVSFLVSNILLEENDEDRSYERIVGEFMELFARQEGEPFLLILVSNEVGMGVVPPFPLGRSFRDLLGRVNQWLAERANRVYLVVAGIPWQLK
- a CDS encoding aminotransferase class I/II-fold pyridoxal phosphate-dependent enzyme; amino-acid sequence: MKRTPHGGRTIERWREGKEGLDLSASINPLGPPEVLRRHWGELYPYAALYPPLDPFFASHFIGRIYGLPEATILPCNGATQGIYLLARFLPGERVVIVEPCFGEYRAAFALSGKRITFWSVFPERRLGDLKEADIIVFGNPGNPLGDIEALDLYFWAREQGLSTTFVVDEAFQEFMDEETSLTGKVFEDRNLYVVRSLTKYFALAGLRGGFLVAHPENVARLGEHLEPWSVNALLVRALEILAEEDLTSFREATRRWLKEEKTFLESAFREIPFLSFYPSRVNFYTLWVQEEHVGIVPFLEERGVFVRSLSDFVGLDERFFRVAVRTRKENEHFLKAVQEYGG
- the gyrA gene encoding DNA gyrase subunit A, translating into MEEKGKVLLVDVKDEMKEAYLSYAMSVIVGRALPDIRDGLKPVQRRILYAMQEMNLRSDAPYRKSARVVGDVLGKYHPHGDMAVYEALVRLAQDFTCRYPLVDGHGNFGSVDGDPPAAMRYTEVRLTPIAEEMLWDLEKDTVDFIPNFDESLKEPVVLPASFPQLLANGASGIAVGMATNIPPHNLRELIDGLLYLLDHPEATPEDLLRFIPGPDFPTGGKIVGRQGILEYFREGKGKIVLRGEATVEEISRGRQAIVIREIPYQVNKAALVEHIARLIEEKKLPDVAEIRDESDREGIRVVLELKRGASPQYILRYLYKHTALETSFGVILLALVGGKPEICNMREALGHFLEFRKEVVLRRSRFELKEAEERAHVLEGFLRALDMIDRVIALIRSSQSVPEAKERLMAELGFTEKQAQAILELRLQRLVALEREKLKEEYEKVVAGIARLRDILEKEEVLRECIREELRRIQELYGDERRTRILDEEEGEGEEEPLVREEDVVVVLTRDGYVKRMPLGTYRRQGRGGKGVSALVTGEEDSVCSIVVTTTLHRMLFFTTRGKVFQLPVHRLPEMGQRAKGMHLVNFLSLEEGERVVTLIPLRDFKEGKYLFFATASGKVKKMDLLEFLSITRRGMKVIELENGDTLEAVFVTGGNDQVFLATALGFGLSFREDEVRPMGRTASGVRGMSLRENDRVVGACILREGETLLVITSSGMGKRVDVSEFPVHHRGGMGIRILRESERTGEIVGIAPVRGEEEILLLTQNGTLIRVHTGEIPIQGRVTQGVRLIRLEGNDRVSSFAVVLP
- the gyrB gene encoding DNA topoisomerase (ATP-hydrolyzing) subunit B, which translates into the protein MTKKECYTADAIQVLEGLEAVRKRPSMYIGNTDIGGLHHLVFEVVDNSVDEAMAGFCTEISVTIHRDGSVSVLDNGRGIPVGIHKGTGKPALEVVLTTLHAGGKFESGVYTISGGLHGVGISVVNALSEWLEVEVKTQGRVWRQRYERGKPVTPLSAGEETEETGTYVRFKPDPLIFPQTEFHFDIIAERLKELAFLNPGLTLSLYDERSGKKRVYASTSGIRELVVHLNQGKGVLHPEPIHFSGERDGIRAEVALQYNDGYLETVLSFANNIRTGEGGTHVTGFRTALTRVITEYMERHGLLKEKDEPPTGNDVREGLCAVIHVLVPSPQFEGQTKTRLGNPEVRSFVEDLTGTFLGAFFEENPAIARAIVEKVLESVRARIAAKKARELARKKDSLDSVSLPGKLADCTERNPEAAEIFIVEGDSAGGSAKQGRDRRFQAVLPLRGKILNVEKASLHRILSSDEIRNIVAALGCGIGEDLSLEKLRYHKVIIMTDADVDGAHIRTLLLTFFYRYMRPLLEGGHIYIALPPLYRVRVDKSDYYAFDDRELEGILKGLRNKKYTIQRYKGLGEMNPEQLWYTTMNPKTRTIKRVTIEDALEAEAIFSILMGDAVEPRREFIQEHALEVVNLDI